From bacterium, the proteins below share one genomic window:
- a CDS encoding NYN domain-containing protein, producing MLDHQEHKSMVRMAVFYDGGYLNEVSNFYKFYHPKQSRISIHGIHRFIRHQVSLLEKVEERRVQIVEAHYFRGRFSAEAADIAGKLKAERMFDDVLIRAGVIQHYLPVDERAYRPQEKGIDVWLSLEAFDLAVHKRLDVVGLLGCDGDYVPLVRKLNGIGTRVILLSWDFKYVMPDGSERETRTSRALINEVTYPVNMNELIDSPAPNPDDRVEELFID from the coding sequence ATGTTAGACCATCAAGAGCATAAGAGTATGGTTCGGATGGCCGTGTTTTACGACGGCGGTTATCTCAATGAAGTAAGCAATTTCTACAAATTCTACCACCCCAAGCAATCAAGAATCTCCATACATGGGATTCACAGGTTTATCAGACACCAGGTTTCCCTGCTTGAGAAGGTCGAGGAACGCAGGGTTCAAATAGTGGAGGCGCATTATTTCAGGGGACGCTTCAGCGCCGAAGCGGCAGATATTGCAGGAAAACTTAAGGCGGAAAGGATGTTCGATGATGTTTTAATTCGTGCGGGCGTCATTCAGCACTATTTGCCGGTGGATGAAAGGGCGTACAGACCACAAGAGAAGGGTATTGATGTGTGGCTGTCGCTGGAGGCTTTTGATTTGGCCGTTCATAAAAGGCTCGATGTCGTAGGTCTCTTGGGTTGTGACGGCGACTATGTCCCGCTTGTCAGAAAACTTAACGGAATCGGCACGCGCGTCATTCTACTCTCATGGGACTTCAAATACGTAATGCCGGACGGCTCTGAACGGGAAACAAGAACATCCAGGGCATTGATAAATGAAGTGACTTATCCCGTAAATATGAATGAATTAATCGATTCTCCGGCGCCAAACCCGGATGACAGGGTCGAGGAACTCTTCATCGACTGA